The genomic segment TCCTTCAATTTCTATGTGCCCTGTGTCTCTCAGTGCCAGGGAATCGGCCACAGGGAAATATACTAGCATACACATCCCCACCATGGTGCAAAATAACAGCATGAGGAAGGCTAGGAACACAATGGCCTCATAGACCAAATTGCCTGGGCGGGGGAGGACAGAGAACCCAAGGAGGAGAACCCTAAATGGCAGGAAGAGGATAACTGAAGACATCAGCACATAAACTCTTCGTCGCAGTCCCTTGTTGATCACCAAGGACAACAACCGGGTTCCAACACATGTGACACAGCTGATCAGAAGGACATAAAAAATCCCAAGAACTATAGTGCTCAGTAAGGGATAAGTGCATACACTGCTGTCATTGGTTAAAGAATAGGTGCATGTGAAGAACTTTGACATCTTTGTTCTCTTGCTGCTCTTCTCATTATTAAACATGGGTCCAACTAAAATCAGGACAAATTGCATGATGAATATCGGAAGGCAAGAAAAGAGAACGTAGCTGATGGTCTTTCTGTTCCATCGTTGGCTCAGAGTGTCCGATTGCCTCTTCTGCAATGCGGCATGGAGAAGGAATGCAAGCATCAAAAACATACTTGGTTCTGCAAACCCTAAATTTGAGAGGACATAGAATTTGCAGACACTCTTCTGCCATGGTTGGCTGGAAAAGggacttcctttttctttcagaaAAGTTAGCCTAACAATCTCTCCAAAACCCCACCAAATTGCAACTAGAATCAGAGCAATGCGAGCAATCCAAGGCCCATTAAAGTAATTGAGCTGGGCAAAACCTCTTCGTCGGATCTGTAACTGGAAGTACAAAGAACGATATATGCAGACTAGGCCCAGAATAGCAGTTAGAGAGACGAGGGATATCGTCACCACACCGATTGCATCGGCAGCGATTCTGGTCAGGGGCATCACCCAAAACACAGATTCCACGCATGCTCTCTGCCAGCAAGGATACCAAAGTTGCCCGCAGGTACGGCTAAATCAGCCACCTCCTCAAGAGTATGGAATAGATTTGTTTTGTATCAAGCACCACTAGCCTTCTCATGTGCAACAATCATTATTTCCATCCTTGAGAGTATGCTTCAGTTGTCAAACCACCAATAACCATCTATAATCCAAAAGAATAATTGTCCCACCGCTTCATTCAATCCAAAACCTTGAAATAATACTTCTTGTTAATGGAGCTGCGTGCAGTAGATTTCTTGTGCATATGAAACTTAACAGAAACCCTATAGAACAGAAAATGAAATGTCACAAAGGCTACAATTTAAAAGACACTAAATGATAAATGTTACTTCCAATAATAGAAAAATAGTTTagattgaaaaagaaaagagcaatTGTTAGCAGATAGACAACTTCAATATACTTCAGGGGCTGCATTTTTCGCACTCATCttcaatataacatatattccaATGAGATTAATGTAAAAACTAGCAAAAAGGAAAAACTACCAAAAAGGCAAAACCACTGGAACAACATTGTAACGGTCTTTGATTACATTATACTATCATAGaatctcctttttctttctcttttttggtgATGAACAACACATGCATTTACAGTGTTAGAAACATCATACAAAAATGCACATTAAATATATCTATACAGGAATAAGAACAACCTAGGTTTTTTTATAACTAACCAGGAATATCAACTGCCTCATGAAAATTAAAGTCCACCTCAAGACTCAACTTGGCAATTAAGTAACTAACAAGTACAAAGTTATGCCTACAAACATTGCAATCACAATAATTGGCGCAAATTAAGCCAGTGAAAAGATTAGGAACAAGATTATACTTTTATTTGATTTCCTTACTACATCGCTGTTCCTAGTTTATACTTCCTCTAAGAAGTCACTAAAGCAGAGAACAATAAGAGTGCTGAAGCAATTTCAAATTCAGCAACTACATGTTATAAAAAGATTTTTAAAACCGATAACAAAGGACAATTCAGACATCGGTCACCTTttgtaaaatataaaaataagtaAGGAAGAAAATCCTATTTAGATAACACTTTGCATTAAAGAATCTGTTGAAACCTCAAAAAACCAAACTTTGGCTGCAGTTTTATACCATCCAGAATTTCAATACCATATATGAACTCTTTGAGGTCAAAGCAAACCACATTAAATCCAAGCACGAACTACTTCATTGACTCAAACGAAAAAGTATGaactacagctttaaacaaaaaGAAATCATTTTTACGTTTGAATATTAGCAAGAATAACTAAAAAAGACCTTTttcttcaaccaaaaaaaataccCCATTACATCAAAAACCATAGAATCATACAAATCTCTGCTGTATATCCACAAATCGCAAAAGATATCGCATcacaagaacaaaaaaaaaaaacccaacaaATTAAGCTTACGTTCCACCATTTAACATGAACCAGATACCGAATTcacccaagaaaaaaaatataaaaatagaaacaaAGGGACAAGCACGAGTACCTCCAGCAATATTACAAGCATTTGATCAAAAATCCGAGGCGAAGAGATC from the Phoenix dactylifera cultivar Barhee BC4 chromosome 14, palm_55x_up_171113_PBpolish2nd_filt_p, whole genome shotgun sequence genome contains:
- the LOC103704773 gene encoding uncharacterized protein LOC103704773, producing MPLTRIAADAIGVVTISLVSLTAILGLVCIYRSLYFQLQIRRRGFAQLNYFNGPWIARIALILVAIWWGFGEIVRLTFLKEKGSPFSSQPWQKSVCKFYVLSNLGFAEPSMFLMLAFLLHAALQKRQSDTLSQRWNRKTISYVLFSCLPIFIMQFVLILVGPMFNNEKSSKRTKMSKFFTCTYSLTNDSSVCTYPLLSTIVLGIFYVLLISCVTCVGTRLLSLVINKGLRRRVYVLMSSVILFLPFRVLLLGFSVLPRPGNLVYEAIVFLAFLMLLFCTMVGMCMLVYFPVADSLALRDTGHIEIEGMPFDDYYYDGASLIANQSHQDTGRNSDASTKPGSISFRTMIKDESPQTEGIGDVRFFARGSLYIGSPSGSPPLPGRPMVPLREVPTI